One part of the Futiania mangrovi genome encodes these proteins:
- a CDS encoding uracil-DNA glycosylase encodes MSHLPPEPPRDCALCPRLVAYRRENAAREPGWFNGAVPSFAPPDGDAAVRLLIVGLAPGVTGANRTGRPFTGDYAGDLLYATLKAHGLAEGEYLQHPGDGLALRGAMITNAVRCVPPQNKPTTAEIRTCARFLKARVEALPGLRAIVALGRIAHDAVLDVTATRRAAHPFAHGARHVLPSGTVLHDSYHCSRYNTNTRRLTPEMFDAVFRAVRADLSA; translated from the coding sequence ATGTCCCACCTGCCGCCGGAGCCGCCGCGCGATTGCGCGCTTTGCCCGCGTCTCGTCGCCTACCGGCGGGAGAACGCGGCAAGAGAGCCCGGCTGGTTCAACGGCGCGGTGCCGAGCTTTGCACCGCCGGACGGGGATGCGGCAGTGCGGCTGCTGATCGTCGGCCTCGCGCCCGGCGTCACGGGCGCGAACCGCACCGGCCGGCCCTTCACCGGCGACTATGCGGGCGACCTGCTCTACGCCACGCTGAAGGCGCATGGCCTTGCCGAGGGGGAGTATCTCCAGCATCCGGGCGACGGCCTGGCGCTGCGCGGCGCGATGATCACCAACGCCGTGCGCTGCGTCCCCCCGCAGAACAAGCCAACGACGGCCGAGATCCGCACCTGCGCGCGGTTTCTCAAGGCGCGGGTCGAGGCGCTGCCCGGGCTTCGCGCGATCGTCGCGCTGGGACGGATCGCGCATGACGCCGTCCTCGACGTGACGGCTACGCGCCGCGCCGCGCATCCCTTCGCACACGGGGCCCGGCACGTGCTGCCCTCCGGGACCGTCCTGCACGACAGCTACCATTGCTCCCGCTACAACACGAACACGCGGCGCCTCACGCCGGAAATGTTCGATGCCGTCTTCCGGGCGGTGCGCGCCGACCTCAGCGCCTGA